The Ciconia boyciana chromosome 31, ASM3463844v1, whole genome shotgun sequence genomic interval GCCCCCAGCGCTGGAGAGGTTCCCCCACGGAGACCATTTCTTGTCCCTTTTTgtgtcccatgtcccctcaGAGACGGTTTCTTGTCCCTTTGGAGCTGTTTCTCTTGGGGATGTTTTCTTGTCCCTTGGGCACTGGTCCTCTTTCTTTGGATCCGTGTCCCCTCAGAGACGGTTTCTTGTCCCTTTTCTTGTCCCGTGTCCCCTCGGAGATGGTTTCTTGTCCCTTGGGCACTGGTCCTCTTGTCCCCGTGGATCCATTTCCCCACAGAAAAGGTTTCTTGTCCCTTTTCTTGTCCCGTGTCCCCTCAGAGACGGTTTCTTGTCCCCCCCATTTCCCCTCAGAGACGGTTTCTTGTCCCTTTGGAGCTGTTTCTCTTGGGGACATTTTTCTCGTCCCACTGAATCAATTTCTTTGGATCCGTGTCCCCTTGGAGACGGTTTCTTGTCCCTTTTCTTGTCCCGTGTCCCCTCAGAGACCATTTCTTGTCCCTTTTTGTGTCCCGTGTCCCCTCGGAGACGGTTTCTTGTCCCCCCTATTTCCCCTCGGAGACGGTTTCTTGTCCCTTGGGAGCCGTTTTCCTTGTCCCTTGGGCACTGGTTCTCTTGTCCCCGTGGATCCATTTCCCCTTGGAGACGGTTTCTTGTCCCTTTTCTTGTCCCGTGTCCCCTCAGAGACGGTTTCTTGTCCCTTTGGAGCCGTTTCTCTTGGGGACGTTTTTCTCATCCCACTGGACCCATTTCTTTGGATCCGTGTCCCCTCGGAGACCATTTCTTGTCCCGTGTCCCCTCGGAGACGGTTTCTTGTCCCTTGGGAGCCGCTTTGTCTCTTTGGAGCCGGTTTTCTCGTCCCCTTGGACGCATTTTTTCCCTCggagatgtttttttcttgtccttttggATCCGTTTCCCTTggtgggtttttcccccccttgtCCCTTTGGATCCATGTCCCCTCGGAGCCGGTTCCGTGTCCCTCAGGAGCCGTTTCCCTCGAATCCGTTTCCCTCAGCGCCGTTTTTCTTGTCCCTTTGGCTCCGTTTCCCCTCGGAGCCGGTTCCGTGTCCCTTGGGAGGTGGCTTCACGGCCCTTAGGATCCACTTTCCCTCGGAGCCGGTTCCGCGTCCCTCGGGAGCCGCTTTTCTTGTCCCTTTGGCTTCCTCTCCCCTCGGAGCCGGTTCCTCCTCCCTTTGCCACGGTCGCGTCCTGCAGCCGTCCGCCGAGTCCCAGGCTGGTGGGGGGGTTCGCTCCAGCGCCCCGTTCCTCGGGACCATTTCTCCTTCCAAAATCCTTCGCCTTCCGGTGggaaaaactctttttttccccagcttttccCCGCCCCGGGCTCCCCCTAACGCCTCCTCTCGCCATCCCCAGCGCCGACTACACCAAACATTTTGCCAAGCGGGATCTGGTGGCCTTTTCGGCGGAGCCGCTGCTGGTGTTTCCCACCCACTACACGGGGGAGGAGGGTTACGTCAGCGACACCGAGACCTCGGTGGTGTGGGACGACGAGGCCACCGTCACCGACTGGGACCGCGCCAAGTCCCAGAAGatgagggagcagcaggagctgcggcGGGAGGCCCAGAACTCCGACGTGCTCCAGTCCCCCCTCGACAGCGCCGCGCGGGACGAGCTATGACCCggcgggggctgtggggacgcgggggggggggatgcaCGCCgcttttaaattctatttttatttttatttcttggtttGGAGAGTGATGGAAGTGTCTgatcccccaccccccacccccccaataGGGAccccgggcggggggaggaaCCAGTCTTTAGTgcccgcggcccccccccccacccccccggctCAGTCGCAGTGTCCTGTGTGGGGTTTgtgtgtcgtgtcccccccccaaactcctccccccccccacgaGGGGTCCTGGGTGGGGGTCGCGGTCCCGTGAGGTCCTGGCAGCTCCCGCCGGGCTGTGggagagggaaactgaggcagggaccGTGCTGTCACCCGCCCCCGGGACGAGAGCAGCGGGGAGCGTCCCCCGaggggaaaccgaggcacggCCCAGGCGACTGTGGTGAGTGCCCGTGCGAGGAGAGGGGGGGTCCCCTCGTGCGAGGGGGCGCGGGTGGCGGTACCCGGGGTCAGAGCTCGTCGTGGTCCTCGTGCGAGGGGGGCGTGTGGCACGCCGCGGGCGTCACCAGCTCCATCAGGTACTCGCAGCGGCTGGGCTCGGTGGTGGCTGTCACCGCCGTCTCCGTCCCGCACAAGAGCTTCACCTGCGCTGGGGGCTCAGTGGGGGGGGCGCAGGGACACCcccaggggacatggggcacCCCAAGGGGACAGGGACctcccaggggatggggacaccaccccaggggacatggggcacCCTGGGGGACAAGGATGGGGGCACCCCgagggcatggggacaccctgggggaCAAGGATGGGGGTACccgaggggacagggacagataGGGACACCACCccaggggacatgggacaccccgagggcatggggacaccctgggggaCAAGGATGGGGGCACCCTGAGGGAACAGGGACaccccaggggatggggacaccaccccaggggacatggggcacCCCGAGGGGACATGGGGCACCCTGGGGGACAAGGACGGGGGTACCccgaggggacagggacaccccaggggatggggacaccccgagggcatggggacaccctgaGGGACAAGGATGGGGGTACCctgaggggacagggacaccccaggggatggggacaccactGCAGGGGACATGGAGCACCCCaagggcatggggacaccctgggggaCAAGGATGGGGGCACCCCGAGcaggcatggggacaccctgggggaCAAGGACGGGGGTACCCCGAGCggacagggacaccccaggggatggggacaccccaggggatggggacaccccgagggcatggggacaccccgaGGGACAAGGATGGGGGCACCCCGAGGGACAAGGATGGGGGCACCCCCTCAGGAGACAGGGATGGGGGTCACGGACAGGAGGGAATGGGGACAcggcgggggacgcggggacagCCTCACCGTGGTGGCCCGGTTGgggccctgccagcagcccgTCCCGTGCTCGTACTTCATGGCGCTGAAGCGATCGTGCTCGGGGCCGGCCCAGGCGCCCCATGTCCTGGGGGGGCACGCACACGACACAGGGACACgtgaggggcgggggggacaggggacgggggCCACCGCggtgtccctggggctccccGGGGTCCCCTCACCCCAGGTTGGTCTCGGCGCCGCCGTGTTTGGGTTTCTGGGAGACGCGTTTGAAGGGGCAGAGGCGGTAGATGtacctggggacagaggggacgcGGtgacgggggggacacggggggacaccccaactcccctgtgtcccccagaacggcccccccccatccccatccctgcctctccctggtgtcccctgtccccaaccctcCGCTGTCCCAACTGCACCCTGGTGCCCCCAACTCACCCCCCCCAACGTCCCCTGCTAACAgcccccccccatgtcccctgggccccccagtgccccataCCTGGTCCCCCATGAcccccccactgtccccacaACTGCACCCCGGTGCCGCCCAATGTCCCCTGCTAatgccccccccagcacccccatgtcccctgggccccccagagcccccaacATCCCCATTAccagcccccaacaccccccagtgtccccagcccctgtgACCCCTGTaccccccggcccctctccctgccccccggccccccgctgccggccccccTCTCACTCGCTGGTGCCCAGCTCGTAGCACTGGCTGTACAGGTAGGAGAACTCGCCCTGGGGGCCAAAGTCGAAggccagctcctgctccagggcCCTGCCGGGATGGGGGGTCatggggggggaagagacacccccagccccccaaaatccccccagccctcccccccACGCACCCTCAGCCcagggggaaactgaggcacacgGTGCCAAGAGGTGACAGAGGTGGTCagcgtgtgtcccccccccaccacgggtggggaggggggagttggggtgtcccccccctcATGAGggtttttggggtccccccccgcagtgggaggggacagaggttTTAAGGTGCCCCCCCCATAAAGGGGTCTCGGGGGTCCCAGGCCCCCGCCCCCCCTGACGGACTCCTCGGTCTCCTTGGGGGCTCGCCCGgcctccccccgctccccgcgggcCCGCCGGGCggctgggggcacggggggtgAGGGGGCCCCCCAAACTGGGAGCAGCCCCCCCCAAACTGGGAGCAGCCCCAGATCCCCACcagggggcagagaggggtcCCCCCCATCCTCCCAGCATTCAtaaccccacagccccccaaaaccccatcACCCCCCACAACCCCCTTTCCCCAGAGACCCCCAAAATCCTGGGGCCCCCCTTGAaccaccccaaccccccaagaccccccaaacctccccttGATGCCCCAAAGCCCCCAAGACAACCCCCATGACCCCCCAATATGCCATAGACCCCCCAATCAcctcccaggacccccaaacagcccctgggaccccagagccccccgggACTCCCAagaccccagagccccccgggaccccataCCATCAATCAGGGCCTGAGTGGCGGCGTCGAAGGGGGTGCCGGGGGATTCCTCAGGACCCTTCTCCtcggggtgctgcggggggcacctgggggcgggggggcagcagCGTCGGGGGGTCCTCCAACCCCCCATAGTGGGGTACAgggtgggggaccccagccgtgctcccctcccccaaacctTCAGCTCATCCTCGGGGCCTTCGCTgtcgtcctcctcctcttcagcctcttcttcctcctcctcttcctcctcctcggggGTCTCCTCcagggggctcggggggggcaggggggggctCGGCTTGGCCCTGCGCATGGGGGGGGTCAGGCCACCCGCACGCCGGGGTCCCTCAgccccctgcctcagtttccccataaGAACTTAATGTAGGACCTACCCAAAGACAGGGGGTAGCAACAattcctgcccccccccaaagcccTGGGGCCCCCCCCCCGGAGTCCAGCGGACCCCCCCCAAgctttggggaccccccccagccccacctgggGCCGGTAGCGGTGTTTGATGGTGGCCCAGAGACGGTCGCGGAAGGCAGCGGCGTCCACCGGCGCCGGGTCCCCCAGCAGTGCCTGGGGGGGGGTCACGGGTTGGGGGGTGTCACCTtccggacacctgggtccccccaggccctgggggggggggtttgggggggtctgggggtcccaCCTGGGCCTCGTCCTCCGAGACGGCGCCGTCCCCGTCGGTGTCCAGCTCGGGGCGGGCGCGCAGCTCCGCCGCCGTcaccctggggagggggcgcggggtgaggggggggggtgtcctgggtgctgcccccaccccggggaccccccccgcacccccccagCTCACCGCCCGTCCCCGTCGGCGTCCAGCTCGGCGAAGGCCTCGTCCGCCCGCGCCGCCTCctccgctgccgccgccgccgcgcgctgctctgctgggagcgaccccgtgggggggggggggggcccaggCGCCCGGGAGACCCCCCCACCCATGGCACCCAGTGCCCGGGAGACCCTcacccccccggggggggggcaggcaccCGGGAGACCCCCAGACCCTTCCCAAAcgggacccaggcgtctgggaGCCCCCCGACCCCACCCTAGTGGGACCCAGGCACCTGGGAGCCCCCCACCCACAGGGACCCAAGTATCTGGGTACCTCCCCCCCACTGTGGCACCCACGCACCCCCACCCACTGCACCCAGGCGTCCGGGAGACCCCCACCCACGGGGACCCAGGCATGTGGGAGACCCCCCACCCatggggacccaggtgtcccccATCACCCACCCATGgcaccccggtgtcccccaCCCACAGGAAACCaggcacccccacccccggcacccAGGAGAcccccaccccggcaccccggcACCCAGGAGACCCCGCCCCggcacccaggaccccccggTGGCGGCCGTACCCTCCCAGCGCCGCCGGTGCTCCTCCTTGGCCGCCCGCTCGGGGCCCTCGGCCGCCTCCTTGGCCGCCCGCAGGGTGCCCACCCgctgctccagcccccgccgggcctcctgcagcccccccagctgcGCCTGCCGGGGGGTCAGCACCCCGGGACgccccggccgcctcccgcaCCCCCGagcccacccctgccccccaagaACCCCTATgtccccccgggacccccttACGTCCCTCAGGGGGTCCCCCACGAACCCCTATATCCCCCACatgcccccaggaccccaagaACCCCCATGTGCTCCCCAGGACCCCTCCATCCCTCAGGGGCCCCCCAAGAACTCCTATGTCCCCCAtgtgcccccaggacccccaaaaaCC includes:
- the PRKCSH gene encoding LOW QUALITY PROTEIN: glucosidase 2 subunit beta (The sequence of the model RefSeq protein was modified relative to this genomic sequence to represent the inferred CDS: deleted 1 base in 1 codon), which gives rise to MLPLLLLLLPAPPVLPGAVEVTRPRGVSLSNHHFYEASKPFTCLDGSATIAFAWVNDDYCDCRDGSDEPGTAACPNGRFHCTNAGYRPQNIPSAHVNDGVCDCCDATDEYSSGAACENTCKELGRREREALQRRAEVAREGFRLRQQLVQEAAAGRQEKQAQLGGLQEARRGLEQRVGTLRAAKEAAEGPERAAKEEHRRRWEAEQRAAAAAAEEAARADEAFAELDADGDGRVTAAELRARPELDTDGDGAVSEDEAQALLGDPAPVDAAAFRDRLWATIKHRYRPQGQAEPPPAPPEPPGGDPREEEEEEEEEAEEEEDDSEGPEDELKHPEEKGPEESPGTPFDAATQALIDAARRARGERGEAGRAPKETEESVRGLEQELAFDFGPQGEFSYLYSQCYELGTSEYIYRLCPFKRVSQKPKHGGAETNLGTWGAWAGPEHDRFSAMKYEHGTGCWQGPNRATTVKLLCGTETAVTATTEPSRCEYLMELVTPAACHTPPSHEDHDEL